The sequence TCGACTACGCCTGTCGGCCTCGCCTTAGGTCCCGACTTACCCTGGGCAGATCAGCTTGACCCAGGAACCCTTAGTCAATCGGCGCACACGTTTCTCACGTGTGTATCGCTACTCATGCCTGCATTCTCACTCGTGAACCGTCCACAACTCGCTTCCGCGGCTGCTTCACCCGGCACACGACGCTCCCCTACCCATCCCAGCCCCCGTTGGGGGTACATGCTGGAATGACACGACTTCGGCGGTACGCTTGAGCCCCGCTACATTGTCGGCGCGGAATCACTTGACCAGTGAGCTATTACGCACTCTTTCAAGGGTGGCTGCTTCTAAGCCAACCTCCTGGTTGTCTCTGCGACTCCACATCCTTTCCCACTTAGCGTACGCTTAGGGGCCTTAGTCGATGCTCTGGGCTGTTTCCCTCTCGACCATGGAGCTTATCCCCCACAGTCTCACTGCCGCGCTCTCACTTACCGGCATTCGGAGTTTGGCTAAGGTCAGTAACCCGGTAGGGCCCATCGCCTATCCAGTGCTCTACCTCCGGCAAGAAACACACGACGCTGCACCTAAATGCATTTCGGGGAGAACCAGCTATCACGGAGTTTGATTGGCCTTTCACCCCTAACCACAGGTCATCCCCCAGGTTTTCAACCCTGGTGGGTTCGGTCCTCCACGAAGTCTTACCTCCGCTTCAACCTGCCCATGGCTAGATCACTCCGCTTCGGGTCTAGAGCGTGCAACTAGTTCGCCCTATTCGGACTCGCTTTCGCTACGGCTTCCCCACACGGGTTAACCTCGCTACACACCGCTAACTCGCAGGCTCATTCTTCAAAAGGCACGCAGTCACGACTGCATGTGCAAGCACACACAGCGACGCTCCCACGGCTTGTAGGCACACGGTTTCAGGTACTATTTCACTCCGCTCCCGCGGTACTTTTCACCATTCCCTCACGGTACTATCCGCTATCGGTCACCAGGGAATATTTAGGCTTAGCGGGTGGTCCCGCCAGATTCACACGGGATTTCTCGGGCCCCGTGCTACTTGGGTGGTTCTCAAGCAAGCCGTTGATGTTTCAGCTACGGGGGTCTTACCCTCTACGCCGGACCTTTCGCATGTCCTTCGCCTACATCAACGGTTTCTGACTTGCCGACCAATCGGCAGATTGATCAAGAGAACTCCCACAACCCCGTATGCGCAACCCCTGCCGGGTATCACACGCATACGGTTTGGCCTCATCCAGTTTCGCTCGCCACTACTCCCGGAATCACGGTTGTTTTCTCTTCCTGAGGGTACTGAGATGTTTCACTTCCCCTCGTTCCCTCCACACTGCCTATGTGTTCAGCAGCGGGTGACAGCCCATGACGACTGCCGGGTTTCCCCATTCGGAAACCCCCGGATCAAAGCTTGGTTGACAGCTCCCCGGGGACTATCGTGGCCTCCCACGTCCTTCATCGGTTCCTGGTGCCAAGGCATCCACCGTGCGCCCTTAAAAACTTGGCCACAGATGCTCGCGTCCACTGTGCAGTTCTCAAACAACGACCAGCCACCCACCACCCCACCCTGTACAGGTGAGTTCACTGGGGCCGGATCGAAGGCGACCTTACGGCCGTACCTTCAGATACCCAACAGCGTGCCCGACCCGACCGATCCATCCCCACGTTCCACGCCGAAGCAGTACTAGTGACAACCAACCTGTCGTGCCGAATAGTCAACGTTCCACCCATGAGCTGACCACCGTCGAACATTTGCCGACGTAGTGGCTCTGGATCCCCGAAGGGATCTAGATGCTCCTTAGAAAGGAGGTGATCCAGCCGCACCTTCCGGTACGGCTACCTTGTTACGACTTCGTCCCAATCGCCAGTCCCACCTTCGACAGCTCCCTCCCACAAGGGGTTGGGCCACCGGCTTCGGGTGTTACCGACTTTCGTGACGTGACGGGCGGTGTGTACAAGGCCCGGGAACGTATTCACCGCAGCAATGCTGATCTGCGATTACTAGCAACTCCGACTTCATGGGGTCGAGTTGCAGACCCCAATCCGAACTGAGACCGGCTTTTTGAGATTCGCTCCGCCTCGCGGCATCGCAGCTCATTGTACCGGCCATTGTAGCACGTGTGCAGCCCAAGACATAAGGGGCATGATGACTTGACGTCGTCCCCACCTTCCTCCGAGTTGACCCCGGCAGTCTCCTGTGAGTCCCCATCACCCCGAAGGGCATGCTGGCAACACAGAACAAGGGTTGCGCTCGTTGCGGGACTTAACCCAACATCTCACGACACGAGCTGACGACAGCCATGCACCACCTGTATACCGACCACAAGGGGGGCACCATCTCTGATGCTTTCCGGTATATGTCAAGCCTTGGTAAGGTTCTTCGCGTTGCGTCGAATTAAGCCACATGCTCCGCTGCTTGTGCGGGCCCCCGTCAATTCCTTTGAGTTTTAGCCTTGCGGCCGTACTCCCCAGGCGGGGAACTTAATGCGTTAGCTGCGGCACCGACGACGTGGAATGTCGCCAACACCTAGTTCCCAACGTTTACGGCGTGGACTACCAGGGTATCTAATCCTGTTCGCTCCCCACGCTTTCGCTCCTCAGCGTCAGTAATGGCCCAGAGATCCGCCTTCGCCACCGGTGTTCCTCCTGATATCTGCGCATTTCACCGCTACACCAGGAATTCCGATCTCCCCTACCACACTCTAGCTAGCCCGTATCGAATGCAGACCCGGGGTTAAGCCCCGGGCTTTCACATCCGACGTGACAAGCCGCCTACGAGCTCTTTACGCCCAATAATTCCGGACAACGCTTGCGCCCTACGTATTACCGCGGCTGCTGGCACGTAGTTAGCCGGCGCTTCTTCTGCAGGTACCGTCACTTTCGCTTCTTCCCTGCTGAAAGAGGTTTACAACCCGAAGGCCGTCATCCCTCACGCGGCGTCGCTGCATCAGGCTTTCGCCCATTGTGCAATATTCCCCACTGCTGCCTCCCGTAGGAGTCTGGGCCGTGTCTCAGTCCCAGTGTGGCCGGTCGCCCTCTCAGGCCGGCTACCCGTCGTCGCCTTGGTAGGCCATTACCCCACCAACAAGCTGATAGGCCGCGGGCTCATCCTTCACCGCCGGAGCTTTTAACCCCGTCCCATGCGGGACAGAGTGTTATCCGGTATTAGACCCCGTTTCCAGGGCTTGTCCCAGAGTGAAGGGCAGATTGCCCACGTGTTACTCACCCGTTCGCCACTAATCCACCCCGAAAGGCTTCATCGTTCGACTTGCATGTGTTAAGCACGCCGCCAGCGTTCGTCCTGAGCCAGGATCAAACTCTCCGTGAATGTTTACCCGTAATCGGGTGCACACACACGAGAGCGGAACAACCGGTCGGAATAAGACCCGTTGTTCACAGCGTCCTCGCTGTGTAATTGCCTACCGTCACCGAAGTGGACCGGTAGGACTTTTCAAAGGAACCACCAACCTGCACCAGGTGCAGGCCGGGGTATCAACATATCTGGCGTTGACTTTTGGCACGCTGTTGAGTTCTCAAGGAACGGACGCTTCCTTCGGTCCCGTTTCACCGGGGCCCTCCGGGCGCTTCCCTTCGTTTTCTTTCCTGTCTTGCGTTTCCGACTCTATCAGACTCTTTCGTGTCCGATTCCCGGTCGAAGCGGGTCAAGCAGTTTCGCTTTCCAGGTTCTTCGCTTTCGCATTTTCCCTTTCCGGCGAGTCCGACTCTATCAGATCCTTTCGGGCCTGACTCCCAGTCAGCGGGCTTTGCCTTCCCGGCCGTTGGGCCGTTCCGACGAGTGAGACTTTAGCGGATTCCTGGCCCCCGACGCTAATCGGGGTGCGTCCCTTCGAACGCGGATTCCTCATTTCGCTAATGCGCACGAAAAAGCAGGCGACACGAGGTCGCTGCTGGTCGTGGTCACTGCGGAATGGCTGTCCGGGGACCGACCGGGGTCGGCGCTCACGTCGGACAACTCGGAGCACATTACGGTTCCGGTTCGAGTGTGTCAACCCCCGGCCTCGGGTGCGGTGGCCGGGGGGCGGGGTGGCGGCTCGGGGGCGGTCAGCCGTTGCCGGAGGCGAGTTCGCGGCTGCGGTCGCGGGCGGCTTCGAGGGCGGCGATGAGAGCGGCCCGTACGCCGTGGTTCTCCAGTTCGCGGATGGCGCTGATCGTGGTGCCGGCGGGGCTGGTGACGGCCTCGCGGAGCTTGACGGGGTGTTCGCCGCTGTCGCGGAGCATCACGGCCGCGCCGATGGCGGCCTGGACGATGAGGTCGTGGGCCTGGGCGCGGGGCAGGCCGAGCAGGATGCCCGCGTCGGTCATGGCCTCGACCAGGAAGTAGAAGTAGGCGGGGCCCGAGCCGGAGAGGGCGGTGGCCGCGTCCTGCTGGGACTCCGGGACGCGCAGGGTCTTGCCGACGCCGCCGAAGATCTCCTCGGTGGTGGTGAGGTGCGCGCCGGTTGCGTGGCTGCCCGCCGAGATGACGGACATGCCCTCGTCGACCAGGACCGGGGTGTTGGGCATGACCCTGACGACCGGGGTGCCCGCGGTGAGGCGGTCCTCGATGAAGGTGGTGGTGATGCCGGCGGCCGCGCTGATGACCAGGCGGTCGGTGCCCACGTGCGGGGCCAGCTCGTCGAGGAGCTTTCCCATGTCCTGCGGCTTCACGGCCAGGATGAGGATGTCCGCCGCCTTTGCCGCCTCGGCGTTGCTGACCGACTCGACTCCGTAACGCGTGTGCAGTTCCTCGGCCCGCTCGGTGCGGCGTGTGGTCACCAGGAGGTCGGCCGGTCGCCAGCCCGCCCGGATCATGCCGCTCAGGAGGGCCTCGCCGATCTTGCCGGTACCGAGGACTGCGACTGTCTGGGTCATGCGTTCACCCTCCGGGCGGTGCTCAGGTTCAGGGTCGGGGTCGTGACTGTCGTCCTTCCCGTCATCCTCGCACCGGGGGCTCAGGTCGTGCGGTGGCGTCTCAGGCCGTGCGGCGGCGCAGGGTGATCGCGCCCAGGCAGAGGACCAGGAGTGCGCTTCCCGCCACCACCGCGATGTCCCGGAGGAAGTCGCCGGTGAGGTCGGGGTGGTGGAGGACCTGGTTCATGCCGTCGACGGCGTACGACATGGGGAGGACGTTCGAGATCGCCTCCAGGGCCGGGTGCATCTGGTCGCGCGGGATGAACAGGCCGCAGAGCAGGAGCTGGGGGAAGATCACCGCCGGCATGAACTGGACGGCCTGGAACTCGGAGGCCGCGAACGCTGAGACGAACAGGCCCAGCGCCGTGCCGAGCAGAGCGTCGAGGAGGGCGACCAGGAGCAGCAGCCACGGTGAGCCCATGACGTCCAGGCCGAGCAGCCAGACGGAGACGGCCGTCGCCAGGGCGGACTGGACGACCGCGATCGCGCCGAACGCGAGGGCGTACCCCGCGATCAGGTCGCCCTTGCCGAGCGGGAGGGCGAGGAGGCGCTCCAGGGTGCCCGAGGTGCGTTCGCGCAGGGTGGCGATCGAGGTCACCAGGAACATCGTGATCAGCGGGAAGATGCCGAGGAGCGAGGCGCCGATCGCGTCGAACGTGTCGGGGGCGCCGTCGAAGACGTAACGGAGCAGCGTGATCATCGCGACCGGGACGATCAGGAGGAGTGCGATGGTGCGCGGGTCGTGGCGGAGCTGGCGCAGGACCCGGGCGGCCGAGGCCGTCGTACGGGAGGGGGTCAGGGGCCGTCGGCCTGTGGAGGGCGCTGTCGGGGTGGTCATGGTGTGGGCTCCTCGGGTCGGTTCGCCTCGTCGACCAGGTGCAGGAAGGCCTCCTCGACCGTCTCCGTGCCGGTGCGGGTGCGCAGTGCGTCGGGGGTGTCCTCGGCGAGGATGCGGCCCTCGCGCATGAGGAGGAGGCGGTGGCAGCGTTCGGCCTCGTCCATGACGTGGGACGAGATGAGGAGGGTGGTGCCCCGGTCGGCGGCCAGGCGGTGGAAGAGGTCCCACAGGTCGCGGCGGAGTACGGGGTCCAGGCCGACCGTCGGTTCGTCCAGGACCAGCAGGTCGGGGGTGGAGAGCAGGGCGACGGCCAGGGAGACGCGGCTGCGCTGGCCGCCGGAGAGTGTGGCGGCGAGGGCGTCGGCGTGGGTGGTCAGGTCCACCTCCTCGACGGCGCGTGCCACTGCGGCTCGGCGGGTCTCCCGGTGGGCGCGGCCGGGGTGCAGGACGGCGGCGAAGTAGTCGAGGTTCTGGCGGACGGTGAGGTCCGTGTAGACGGAGGGCTCCTGGGTGACGTAGCCGATGCGGGGGCGCAGGGCCGGGGATCCTGCGGGGTGGCCGAGGACGGTGAGCGTGCCGGTCACCTTGGCCTGGGTGCCGGCGACCGCGCGCATGAGGGTGGTCTTTCCGCAGCCCGAGGGGCCGAGGAGGCCGGTGATGGTGCCGGGTTCGAGGGTGAAGTCGAGGGCGCGCAGGACCGGGCGAGCCCCTCGTACGACTGTGAGGTCGCGGGCCTGGACCGCTGGGGGTGGCTGGGCCTTCCCGGGTCTGTAATTCATCATGTGATGAATTACAGACCCGGGGGTGTCCCGCCGTCAAGGGGGCGGACTGCTCGTCGGCCTCCTGCCGGGCAGCGGCAGTTGCTGGACGCGCTGGATGCCCTGCCGGTCGAGCTGGAGGGGTGGGCCGCGCAGCGTGAGGCCCGGCGGGCGGAGGGGGTGGGGGCGAGCCCGGGTGAGGAGGGCGGGCAGCGGGAGGGGGCGTTGGGCTCGGCCCCGTAACGTCAGGAGTGTTCCTACGTGAGGGGTCTTCTGTACGTCAGCGGCGCTTCGGGCGCTTGCGGGCCGCCGGGTTGCCCGTGCGGGACGAGCGGCGCTTCTCGAACTGGGCGCGGGCGCTCTCGTACTCCGCGCGGCGCAGCTTCTCGCCCGGGGCCTCGATGAACGAGCGGAAGAAGTAGGCGAGCAGCGAGCCGATGAAGCCGATCGACTTCAGGCCGCGCAGGGTGTCCTCGCGGGCCGGGTCCTTGGGGCGGGCGCCGAAGCCCTCCCAGGTCTTGCGGAACGCGATGGCGCTACAGATCGCGAACATCACGATCACCAGCATCCCGACGAGGCTGCCGACCTCCGCGATCTCCAGGCCCTGGAAGGCGAAGCGCAGGACGAAGCAGGCGGCCACGGCGGTGGCCAGCGAGCCGACCGCGACGCCGACGCGGCGCAGCCCGTAGCCGCCGTCGTGGTCGACCCAGGTCGTCCCGAAGAAGCGGATCGGCTCGGGCTGCGGGCCGGGGGGTGTGCCCGGGGGTGTGGGGGTACCGGGTGTTTCGCTGTTCTCGCTCTTCTCGCTCACGGGGTCGATTATCCCCGGACGGGGGGCGCCCCGTGAGCGAGCGGCTCGGTGGTCCGGTCAGTCGCAGCGCGGAGCTACGTAGCCGTCGCTGCCCGTGTAGACGTAGGTGTCCGAGATGAACTCGCCGTTGGCGATGTTGCACCAGAGGTTCGACGTGCCGTACGGGCCGGTGACCCGCTCCCCCGGCTTCTGGCAGTAGATCGGGACCTTCATCCCGACCGGGAGCGTCCGCACGATCCGGTAGCTGGTGCCGGGGCCGGTGCGGACGTTGACCCGGTAGCCCGGGGCGATCGGGTATCTGTGCGATGAGGCCGGTGCCGCGGCGGCGGTGGTGATTTCCTCCGGCGCCGCGGCCGCCGTCGCCGCCCCGTCCGTGGTCTGCTCGTCAACGCCCATGCGGGCCTCCCCCGTTGAGAAACGATGTGTACGAAGCCGTACGACGCGCAGGCTAACAAGCCCCACGCCACTCGCACGCACCATCGACTAGGCTCCGTGCGTCGCGCTTGCGCATCAACACACGGGGGTGGGCGATGCCGCCGCTGCCAGGGGCCGGAGCGCATCCGGAAGCGGAGTTTCCGGAATATGCGGGTACCTACCGCCTTGAGGCATGTCTCGGCTCGGGCGGCATGGGCGTCGTCCATCTGGCGCGCTCCGCCTCCGGGCTCCAGCTCGCGGTGAAGGTGGTGCACCGGCCGTACGCGGCGGACCCCGAGTTCAGGGCCCGGTTCCGGCAGGAGGTGGCGGCCGCGCGGCGGGTGAGCGGGGCGTTCACCGCGCCGGTCGTGGACGCCGATCCGGAGGCCGTACGGCCGTGGATGGCCACCCTGTACGTGCCCGGGCCGACCCTCGCCGAGCAGGTGAAGCGGAACGGGCCGCTGGCCCCCGCCGAGCTGCGCAGGCTGACCGCCGGGCTGGCCGAGGCGCTGCGGGACATCCACCGGGCCGGTGTCATCCACCGCGACCTCAAGCCGAGCAACGTGCTGCTCTCCGACGCGGGCCCGAAGGTCATCGACTTCGGGATCTCGCGCCCGTACGACAGTGATCTGCGCACCGAGACCGGCAAGCTGATCGGTTCGCCGCCCTACATGGCGCCCGAGCAGTTCCAGCGGCCGCGTGAAGTGGGGCCCGCCGCCGATGTGTTCGCGCTGGGGGCGGTGCTCGTGCACGCGGCGACGGGGCGGGGGCCGTTCGACTCGGACAGCCCGTACATCGTGGCGTACCAGGTGGTGCACGACGAACCGGATCTGAGCGGGGTGCCGGAGGATCTCGCGGAGCTGGTCGGGCGGTGCCTGGCGAAGGATCCGGCCGCGCGGCCGACGCCGGACGAGGTGATGGCGGCGCTGCGGCCGCCTTCGTACGAGGCCGCCGCGTTCATACCGGCTCAGCGGCGGCCGGCCGTGGGGTCCATCGCCGCGGTGGAGGAGCGGGAAGGGGCCGAGGACGCGACGCATGTGCGTGGGGCGGTTCCTCATCGGCGGTGGCGGCCGACGCGTGGGCGGTTGGTTCTCGCGGCCGCGCTGCTTCTGGTGGTGGCGGGGGCGGGTGCCGGGGGGTTCGCGTTGTGGGGCGGTGGTGGGGGCGGCGGGTCTGCGGCGGCTCCGGAGCGTACGACGGAGGGGAAGGCCGCGGAGGGTGCCGCCTTCTCGCCGTGGAGCACCGCGCTGCGGACCTCCGGCAGCGCCACCCCCGTCTGCGCCTCCGCCGGGGCGGGCGCGGCGCTGTACTGCGCGGTGGCCGGGACCGGAACCGCGCGGATCGACCCGGCGGACGGGCGTGTGGTCTGGTCGGACCGGAACACCGCGCTCCGCGACGCCTCGGCGCCGATCGTCTCAGGCGGGGTGGTGCTGTCGGCGGGGCCGGACGGGAAGCTGCGCGCGTACGACCCGGTGAAGGGCGTCCCGGTCCGGGAGACCGGCCTCTCCGCGAGTCCCGGCTCCGCGTTCCCCGCCGGGTCCACGCTGCTGGTCGTCGCGGACGGCGGCACGGTGACGGCGCTGGACGGCGCGAGCGGGGTGGAGCTGTGGGAGCGCCCGCTGAAGGGGCACACGCGGCCGGACTTCGGGCTGTACGACGAGGCGTCCGGCCTCGTGTACGCCGCCGAGCACTCGGCGTCCGGCACCTCGACCCTGGTGACCGCCGTGGACGCGGGGAGCGGGCGGGTGGCGTGGCAGCGGCGGCTGGACGGGATGCTGACGCCGGTCGCCACGGCCGGGGCCGGGGAGCTGGTCCTGACGGAGATGAACGCGGACATGCAGACGGTCGGGCTGGTGCGG is a genomic window of Streptomyces sp. SID8374 containing:
- a CDS encoding protein kinase — its product is MPPLPGAGAHPEAEFPEYAGTYRLEACLGSGGMGVVHLARSASGLQLAVKVVHRPYAADPEFRARFRQEVAAARRVSGAFTAPVVDADPEAVRPWMATLYVPGPTLAEQVKRNGPLAPAELRRLTAGLAEALRDIHRAGVIHRDLKPSNVLLSDAGPKVIDFGISRPYDSDLRTETGKLIGSPPYMAPEQFQRPREVGPAADVFALGAVLVHAATGRGPFDSDSPYIVAYQVVHDEPDLSGVPEDLAELVGRCLAKDPAARPTPDEVMAALRPPSYEAAAFIPAQRRPAVGSIAAVEEREGAEDATHVRGAVPHRRWRPTRGRLVLAAALLLVVAGAGAGGFALWGGGGGGGSAAAPERTTEGKAAEGAAFSPWSTALRTSGSATPVCASAGAGAALYCAVAGTGTARIDPADGRVVWSDRNTALRDASAPIVSGGVVLSAGPDGKLRAYDPVKGVPVRETGLSASPGSAFPAGSTLLVVADGGTVTALDGASGVELWERPLKGHTRPDFGLYDEASGLVYAAEHSASGTSTLVTAVDAGSGRVAWQRRLDGMLTPVATAGAGELVLTEMNADMQTVGLVRYAPGKRTAVRVALPFRLDEPQVVMGGDAAYLLARGGSLLAVDTAEPAGGDAELWRLETGVGRASAPVLGEGGHLYFSAADGRLLAVDTGRGALVGQTRARLSGGKLTYASDLPAPVAAGRVVVGTAPDGSVFAVDGLGPGGW
- a CDS encoding ABC transporter ATP-binding protein — protein: MMNYRPGKAQPPPAVQARDLTVVRGARPVLRALDFTLEPGTITGLLGPSGCGKTTLMRAVAGTQAKVTGTLTVLGHPAGSPALRPRIGYVTQEPSVYTDLTVRQNLDYFAAVLHPGRAHRETRRAAVARAVEEVDLTTHADALAATLSGGQRSRVSLAVALLSTPDLLVLDEPTVGLDPVLRRDLWDLFHRLAADRGTTLLISSHVMDEAERCHRLLLMREGRILAEDTPDALRTRTGTETVEEAFLHLVDEANRPEEPTP
- a CDS encoding ABC transporter permease, whose translation is MTTPTAPSTGRRPLTPSRTTASAARVLRQLRHDPRTIALLLIVPVAMITLLRYVFDGAPDTFDAIGASLLGIFPLITMFLVTSIATLRERTSGTLERLLALPLGKGDLIAGYALAFGAIAVVQSALATAVSVWLLGLDVMGSPWLLLLVALLDALLGTALGLFVSAFAASEFQAVQFMPAVIFPQLLLCGLFIPRDQMHPALEAISNVLPMSYAVDGMNQVLHHPDLTGDFLRDIAVVAGSALLVLCLGAITLRRRTA
- a CDS encoding SH3 domain-containing protein translates to MGVDEQTTDGAATAAAAPEEITTAAAAPASSHRYPIAPGYRVNVRTGPGTSYRIVRTLPVGMKVPIYCQKPGERVTGPYGTSNLWCNIANGEFISDTYVYTGSDGYVAPRCD
- the proC gene encoding pyrroline-5-carboxylate reductase, with the protein product MTQTVAVLGTGKIGEALLSGMIRAGWRPADLLVTTRRTERAEELHTRYGVESVSNAEAAKAADILILAVKPQDMGKLLDELAPHVGTDRLVISAAAGITTTFIEDRLTAGTPVVRVMPNTPVLVDEGMSVISAGSHATGAHLTTTEEIFGGVGKTLRVPESQQDAATALSGSGPAYFYFLVEAMTDAGILLGLPRAQAHDLIVQAAIGAAVMLRDSGEHPVKLREAVTSPAGTTISAIRELENHGVRAALIAALEAARDRSRELASGNG